A region of the Apium graveolens cultivar Ventura chromosome 6, ASM990537v1, whole genome shotgun sequence genome:
CAATCTGCCCGGTATAAAGGCGTtttgatttttagaaattatcTCTGTAAGGAACCCCTCCACACGATTAGCCAGGACCTTAGTGATGATTTTTGCTAGGACATTACAAGGCGATATAGGCCTAAGATCGCCAATTTCCACTGGACTTTTCTTTATAGGGATAAGCACTACATTCATGACATTCAACGTCTGAGGCATTATACCATCCCTGAAAAATTGCTGCACTATTGTCACTATGTCATTCCCCAATATAGACCAATGTCTTTAGTAGAAAGCTGGAGTCATCCCGTCAGGCCCTGGGGCTTTGTCCGGGTGCATTTGAAATAGGGCATCCTTCACATCTTCATATGTAATCTCTTCGAGGAGAAACTCATTTTGAGCATGACTAATCGAAGTGGACATACAATCAATAACCTCTTGGCACTCGACCTGTGAAACGCTAAAAAGGTCATTATAAAAAGCAGTTATCATCTCCTCCAAACCCCCGTTCCACTCCTTCCATTCACCATCATAATCCTTTAACTTATGGATGCGGTTTGTTCTTCTTCTCGTACTAGCTGCAGCATGGAAATATTTACTATTTTTGTCGCCAGATTTCAACCATAATTGTTTAGACCGTTGCCTCCAGAATATTTCTCTCTGATCAAGAATTAAATGCAAATTTTTCCTGGACGCTTCAAACTCTGCTACTGATTAAGGATCATTTCTATTTCGCAATGATTTTAGCAATGATTTACACTCTTTAGGACTGCCTCTGAAATTCCCAGTTACTTCTTTTCCCCACACCACCAGCTTTTCACTGCAGGACATCACTTTAGTTTGAATATCAACATCATCCCTTTCTTTCCAGCAGTCATCTACTAGAACTTTGCACATAGGCTCTAGGAGCCAGGCATTCTCAAAATGAAAACGCCTCTGACCTCTGCTCAATTCATCTTTTTGTGGTATTAGAAATATAGGGATGTGGTCCGAAATAGAGCCTTTCAAATTATATAGTTTCGCTATAGGGAACATATTTAACCAGTTTTGAGTCATAAGAGCTCTGTCAAGGTGAACTTCCATCCATTCTGGTTTACCTCTCCCTCTCTCCCAAGTGAACTGGTGTCCAATAAGCTCCATATCGATTAACTCGGTCTCAGTTAATACCTTGTTAAAACCCTCAATCAACCACAATTGATACGGCTCTCCCCCTTTTGTCTTGTTGATTAACCACATTATTCATATCACCAATGGTACACCACGGTAGATTAGAATCTCTTGACAGATTCCTTAAGAGATCCCATATCTTCCGACGTTGCGTCCTATCTGGCTCACCAAAAAGCCTCGTCAGTCTCCACTCTCCTAGCCCTTACACTGACACTTCCACATCAATATGGTTCTCAGATAAGCTGAGCAGCTTTGCTTGTGGCTGCTCTCTCCATAATAATGCTAAACCTCTGCTTCTGCCCTGCGGCTCTACGACAACCATAGCTTCAAAACCAAGTTTATTTCGAATCCACTCCATTTTTTCTTTTCGACTGATCGTTTCACAAAGAAAAA
Encoded here:
- the LOC141666281 gene encoding uncharacterized protein LOC141666281 — encoded protein: MELIGHQFTWERGRGKPEWMEVHLDRALMTQNWLNMFPIAKLYNLKGSISDHIPIFLIPQKDELSRGQRRFHFENAWLLEPMCKVLVDDCWKERDDVDIQTKVMSCSEKLVVWGKEVTGNFRGSPKESSTRRRTNRIHKLKDYDGEWKEWNGGLEEMITAFYNDLFSVSQVECQEVIDCMSTSISHAQNEFLLEEITYEDVKDALFQMHPDKAPGPDGMTPAFY